In the Bacteroidota bacterium genome, one interval contains:
- a CDS encoding insulinase family protein has translation MKTITTFVAAVLMLGATLSYAQVDRSQKPAPGPLPKSAVPPFKEFTLKNGLRVVIVEDHKQPLVYFRTLILSGNAQDGANNGAAAAVSALLEKGTKKMSADEIAKKLDFYGASLGAGSSVDDINVSIGCMKRDMDNVLSIYADVIKNPTFPADELEKYKSETLSGLKASRQSPVELGRKMGRLLTYGLHPYGMFQTDSTVKALTVDAIKQWHQMHFCGSNAIIAVVGDITEKEIKPVLEKQFGDWNKGTYFPPSFPIVQPTKGTTISLVDRPGSAQSTVRLQHLGLASSNPDYDRASLVMSIFAGNGVIGFQNRLFQNIREKHGYTYTPGGSLTRSIDPGVMVAVAEVRNSVTDSALDQMLMEYKRLSTEPISESELNFAKGLIAGKFMMDLAEPQNTAGLVLSTLEYNLPKDYYSTYPERISKFTSAELMDVAKKVYPPEDLSIIVVGDASQVLPKLQRFGKVDVYDLDLKPKKNVEVKMHSTNVTVDEVLEKLYQGLNKPAYAALKNRKIEGTLSADIGGMTRKAKFEEIDAAPKRVWKKIDFGAPIVIETRVDGEHVYGYAPGQGGEVDPETAHSELGGAVFNEELHLKDPGYELKVLGIQAVPAGDAYVLDVQKPGKYHEKWYIDVKTGYRTRLEQIEGDNVSTQDFSDFRPVDGIPYAFKIAIHGGGDQTVELTSITHNVTVDDKMFMKK, from the coding sequence ATGAAAACAATCACCACGTTCGTCGCCGCAGTGCTCATGCTTGGCGCGACTCTTTCGTATGCGCAGGTCGATCGCTCGCAGAAGCCGGCTCCGGGACCGCTCCCGAAATCAGCCGTGCCGCCGTTCAAGGAGTTCACGCTCAAGAACGGTCTTCGCGTTGTGATCGTCGAAGATCATAAGCAGCCGCTCGTCTACTTCCGCACGCTCATCCTCAGCGGCAACGCGCAGGACGGCGCGAATAACGGCGCAGCCGCAGCGGTGTCGGCATTGCTCGAAAAGGGCACGAAGAAGATGTCGGCTGACGAGATCGCCAAGAAGCTCGACTTCTACGGCGCGTCACTCGGCGCCGGATCGTCGGTCGATGACATCAACGTCTCGATCGGCTGTATGAAGCGCGATATGGACAACGTGCTCTCGATCTACGCCGACGTCATTAAGAACCCGACGTTCCCGGCGGACGAACTCGAGAAGTACAAGTCCGAGACGCTCTCGGGCCTGAAGGCGTCGCGCCAGAGCCCCGTGGAACTTGGCCGCAAGATGGGCCGCTTGCTCACCTACGGTTTGCATCCGTACGGCATGTTCCAGACTGATTCCACGGTGAAAGCACTTACCGTCGATGCGATCAAGCAGTGGCACCAGATGCATTTCTGCGGATCGAACGCGATCATCGCTGTCGTCGGCGATATTACTGAGAAAGAAATCAAGCCGGTGCTCGAAAAGCAGTTCGGCGATTGGAACAAAGGCACGTATTTCCCGCCGTCGTTCCCGATCGTGCAGCCGACAAAGGGCACCACGATCAGCCTCGTCGATCGTCCGGGCTCGGCCCAGTCGACCGTTCGTCTGCAGCACCTCGGCCTTGCAAGCTCCAACCCGGACTACGACCGGGCGAGCTTGGTGATGTCGATCTTCGCCGGCAATGGCGTGATCGGTTTCCAGAACCGCCTCTTCCAGAACATCCGCGAGAAGCATGGCTACACCTACACGCCGGGTGGTTCGCTCACACGCTCGATCGATCCGGGTGTGATGGTTGCCGTTGCCGAAGTTCGCAACTCGGTGACGGATTCCGCTCTCGACCAAATGCTCATGGAGTACAAGCGCCTTTCGACCGAGCCGATCAGCGAGTCCGAACTCAATTTTGCGAAGGGACTCATCGCCGGTAAGTTCATGATGGATCTCGCAGAGCCGCAGAACACCGCAGGCCTCGTGCTCTCGACGCTCGAATACAATCTGCCGAAAGATTACTATTCGACCTACCCCGAGCGCATCTCGAAGTTCACGTCGGCGGAGTTGATGGATGTTGCAAAGAAGGTCTATCCGCCGGAAGACCTCAGCATCATCGTCGTCGGCGATGCATCGCAGGTGCTGCCGAAGTTGCAGCGTTTCGGGAAGGTCGATGTGTATGATCTCGACCTCAAGCCGAAGAAGAACGTCGAAGTGAAGATGCACTCGACGAACGTCACGGTCGATGAAGTGCTCGAGAAACTGTATCAGGGTCTCAACAAGCCGGCGTATGCTGCGCTGAAGAATCGCAAGATCGAAGGCACGCTCAGCGCCGACATCGGCGGCATGACGCGCAAAGCGAAGTTCGAGGAGATCGATGCCGCACCGAAGCGCGTGTGGAAGAAGATCGACTTCGGCGCGCCGATCGTCATCGAGACCCGCGTCGACGGCGAGCATGTCTATGGCTACGCTCCGGGGCAGGGTGGCGAGGTCGATCCGGAAACGGCGCACTCCGAACTCGGCGGTGCGGTGTTTAACGAAGAGCTTCATCTGAAGGACCCGGGCTACGAACTCAAAGTGCTCGGCATTCAGGCAGTGCCGGCCGGCGATGCGTACGTACTCGACGTGCAGAAGCCGGGCAAGTACCACGAGAAATGGTACATCGACGTCAAGACGGGCTACCGCACGCGTCTCGAACAGATCGAAGGCGACAACGTCTCGACGCAGGACTTCAGCGATTTCCGTCCGGTCGATGGCATCCCGTACGCATTCAAGATCGCCATCCACGGCGGCGGCGACCAGACGGTCGAGCTCACCTCGATCACGCACAACGTCACGGTGGACGATAAAATGTTTATGAAGAAATAA